AGGAGATCAGCAAGACGATCATCTTCGTCACGCACGACATCGACGAGGCGATCAAGATGGGCGACCGGATCGCCATCCTGCGCGACGGGGCGCTCGAGCAGTACGACACGCCCGACAACATCCTGGCCCACCCGAAGGACCGCTTCGTGCGCGACTTCGTCGGGTCCGACCGCTCCCTCAAGCGGCTCGGGCTGGTGCGGGTCGCGGACCTCATGGACCCCGAAAGCAAGCCGCTCGTGCGGATGCGCGACACCACCGACAAGGCCCGCCAGGTCATCGAGGAGCACAAGGTGCGCAGCGCCTTCGTCGTCGACGACGAGGGGGTCCTCAAGGGCTGGGTGGACCTCGACGGCATCCGCCAGGCGCCGAACAGCCTGATCGACGCGATGATGGAGGCCGACTTCCACGAGATCGGCGTGCGCAAGGGCAACACCGCCCGCGAGGCGTTGTCCGCCATGGTGGCGCGCGGCTTCCGCATCACGCCGGTCGTCGACAAGAACGGCCGCCTGGTCGGCAGCATCACCCTGAAGGCGCTGCAGGACCTCGCGGAGCAGGAGTGGAACGACGAGGAGGCGACCGCGTCGTGACCTGGACTCGCGTGCCCGGCGTCGCGTCGCTGGTGTGGCTCGCGCTCGCCGTGGTCCTCTTCGCGCTCCAGGCGGTCACGGTGCCCGTGACCGACCCGGAGCTCCGCGGGGCGGTCGGGGAGACCGCGTCGTTCACGCCCGACCTGTGGCTGCCGTTGTTCGCCTTCGACGGCGGCACCGTCATCGACATGCAGGCGACGAACGACGTGCGCGCCCTCACCTTCGGCCTCCTCGACGCGGAAACCCGCGCGGTGGACGCCGTGCGCGGCGCGCCGGTCACCGTCGCGCTCGGCTGGTTCGCCGCACTGATGGCGCTCCTCGAGGCGGGCCTCGCGTGGGCGTTCCGCGACCGCGAGGAGAAGCTCGTGCGGCCGCTCGTGCGCGCCGCCGGCATCTTCCTGGTGATCTGGTCGTTCTACGGCCACGAGCCGTTCTGGGATTGGATGCTGCGCGGGTTGTTCCCCACCAGCCCCGACCTGCTCTACAACTCCAACGTCCTGATCAGCCTCGCCAGCCAACACCTGGAGCTGGTGCTGGTGTCGTCGCTGCTGACCATCACGATCGGCCTGTCGCTCGGCATCGCCGTGACCCGCGCCGCCTTCCGGGAGTTCCTGCCGCTCGTGAGCGACGTCGTGAACTCGGGTCAGACGGTGCCGACGCTGGCGATCATCGCCATCATGGCGCCGATCATCGGCTTCGGCTTCTGGCCGGCGATCGTCGCGCTCATCCTCTACGGGCTGCTGCCCATCGTCCGCAACACGATCGTCGGTCTCGAGGGGGTCGACCCCGCCATGATCGACGCGGCGAAGGGCATGGGGATGACCCCGACGCAGATCCTCTGGCAGATCGAGGTCCCGAGCGCCGCGTCGATCATCCTGGCGGGGGTCCGCACCAGCGTCGTCATCAACGTCGGCACCGCCGCCCTCGGGGCGTTCGTCGGGTCGGGCGGTCTCGGGAACCCGATCGCGTCGGGCCTGAACCAGTCGATCGACCCGTGGGTGTTGCTCGGCGCGCTCGCTGCGGCGTTGCTCGCGATCCTGCTCGACTACATCCTGGGGCGCATCGAGTACGTCATGACGCCCAAGGGCCTGCAGATCGAGCAGTGACGTCGGGGGCGCCCTCCGGCGCCCCCGACCCCGCGACCCGGCCCGCGCGACCCGGCCCGCGCGCCCCGTCGGCGTCCGACGTTCCGCGTCGCACGCGCGTCCGTGACGCGCGTGCGCGCCCGCGGGGCACGCGCGTGTGGTAGCCTCAAGCATCCTGCGAAGGTCCGTTCGTCCGCTTCGGGCGAACCGTTTTTTCGTTTCACGCACCGCCACGAGGAGGCATCGGCATGAGCCGCGAAGTCCGCGTCACGAAGGAAGGCTACGAACGTCTCCAGGAACGCGTCGAACGCGAACGCGAACGCCTGGAGGAGGCGACCCGCATCCTGCGCGAGTTGTCGGGGACGTCCGACGACTACGACGACACCGGCCTCGAGGAGGCCAAGCGCGAGAAGACGACGATCGAGGACCGGCTCGACGACCTCGAGGACCAGATGGCGCGCGCGGTGATCATCGAAGCGCACGAGATGGAGGCGGTCGAGCTGGGCGCGACGGTCGAGCTCGCCGAGAAGCCCAAGGGCAAGAAGAAGGGGGGCGAGCCGTTCCTCGTGCAGGTCGTCGCGCCGGTCGAGGCGGGCGTCCTCGACGGCGACGTGCCGCACATCAGCGACGCGTCGCCCATGGGCCGCGCGCTGCTCGGGGCGAAGGTCGGCGACGTCGTCGACGTCGTCATCGAGGACGTCACCACCCGCTACGAGGTGCTCGCCATCCGCTGAGCCGCGCCGGCCGTCCCCCGCGGACGGCACGACGCGCTCGCCGGCGATCGCCATGGCGCAGTCCTCCCTCGACGAACAACGCCAGCAACGCCTCCGCAACCTCGCGAGCCTCGAGGAACGCGGGTTCGAGGCGTACCCCCACCGCAGCGACGCGACGCACCGCGCCGCCGACCTCCACGCCCGCCACGCCGGCGCGGAGGCCGGCGAGGCGTGGCCGGACGACGCCGTCGTCGTCGCCGGCCGCGTCATGACCCTCCGGGGCATGGGGAAGGTCACCTTCGCGACGCTGCAGGACGCGACCGGCCGCATCCAGGCGTACTTCCAGAGGGACGCCCTCGAGGGGTACGCCGCGCTGAAGAAGGTCGATCTCGGCGATTGGCTCGAGGTCGCAGGGACGCCGTTCGTGACGAAGACGGGCGAGTTGACGGTGCACGCCACGTCCTTCACGCCGCTCGCGAAGAGTCTGCGTCCGCTGCCGGACAAGGTCAAGGGCCTCGCCGACAAGGAGACGCGCTACCGGCACCGCCACGTCGACCTGATGACCGACCCGGACGTGCGCCGGGCGTTCGAACTGCGCAGCCGCATGATCGCGATGGTCCGCCACCGCTTCGACGAGCTGGGGTTCCTCGAGGTGGAGACGCCGGTCCTGCAGGCGATCCCCGGCGGGGCGGAGGCGCGCCCGTTCACGACCCACCACAACGCCCTCGATCACGACTTCCACCTGCGCATCAGTTTGGAGCTGTACCTCAAGCGGTTGGTGGTCGGGGGGTTCGACGCGGTCTACGAGATCGGCCGGAACTTCCGCAACGAGGGCCTCAGCCCCAAGCACAACCCCGAGTACACGATG
The window above is part of the Trueperaceae bacterium genome. Proteins encoded here:
- the lysS gene encoding lysine--tRNA ligase; amino-acid sequence: MAQSSLDEQRQQRLRNLASLEERGFEAYPHRSDATHRAADLHARHAGAEAGEAWPDDAVVVAGRVMTLRGMGKVTFATLQDATGRIQAYFQRDALEGYAALKKVDLGDWLEVAGTPFVTKTGELTVHATSFTPLAKSLRPLPDKVKGLADKETRYRHRHVDLMTDPDVRRAFELRSRMIAMVRHRFDELGFLEVETPVLQAIPGGAEARPFTTHHNALDHDFHLRISLELYLKRLVVGGFDAVYEIGRNFRNEGLSPKHNPEYTMLEAYWAGRDYRDLMPLVETLYADVVRTLTGDAVLTWQGRTLDFTPPWPRVDYLDELRARSGMDVDPLDEAALRAWVREHAPADLTRTPDGPLWEGPVNHVYDKLYDHYVEPHLVGPAFVMDHPLAISPLAKAHRDRPGVVERFEPVAVGMELGNAFSELNDPVEQRRRFEAQMALRAGGDEEAMQLDEAFLAALEYGMPPTAGLGLGIDRFAMLLADVPSIRDVILFPLLKPEDG
- a CDS encoding ABC transporter ATP-binding protein, with the translated sequence MIEFQNVVKRFPDGFTAVKGLNLTVHDGEITVFIGPSGCGKTTSMRMVNRLLSITEGKILVEGRDNRDFPAEELRRKIGYAIQQIGLFPHFTVTDNIAVVPRMLGWDESRIRKRVDELLDLVGLDPDINRDKYPRQLSGGQQQRVGVARALGADPPIMLMDEPFGAIDPITREVLQEEFLGIQKEISKTIIFVTHDIDEAIKMGDRIAILRDGALEQYDTPDNILAHPKDRFVRDFVGSDRSLKRLGLVRVADLMDPESKPLVRMRDTTDKARQVIEEHKVRSAFVVDDEGVLKGWVDLDGIRQAPNSLIDAMMEADFHEIGVRKGNTAREALSAMVARGFRITPVVDKNGRLVGSITLKALQDLAEQEWNDEEATAS
- a CDS encoding GreA/GreB family elongation factor yields the protein MSREVRVTKEGYERLQERVERERERLEEATRILRELSGTSDDYDDTGLEEAKREKTTIEDRLDDLEDQMARAVIIEAHEMEAVELGATVELAEKPKGKKKGGEPFLVQVVAPVEAGVLDGDVPHISDASPMGRALLGAKVGDVVDVVIEDVTTRYEVLAIR
- a CDS encoding ABC transporter permease encodes the protein MTWTRVPGVASLVWLALAVVLFALQAVTVPVTDPELRGAVGETASFTPDLWLPLFAFDGGTVIDMQATNDVRALTFGLLDAETRAVDAVRGAPVTVALGWFAALMALLEAGLAWAFRDREEKLVRPLVRAAGIFLVIWSFYGHEPFWDWMLRGLFPTSPDLLYNSNVLISLASQHLELVLVSSLLTITIGLSLGIAVTRAAFREFLPLVSDVVNSGQTVPTLAIIAIMAPIIGFGFWPAIVALILYGLLPIVRNTIVGLEGVDPAMIDAAKGMGMTPTQILWQIEVPSAASIILAGVRTSVVINVGTAALGAFVGSGGLGNPIASGLNQSIDPWVLLGALAAALLAILLDYILGRIEYVMTPKGLQIEQ